AGATGCATGTCCAAGCAGCTTAAGCAAATtgtgagttttgtggtggcctgCATTACAGTAGCAACTGTATATcaggaggtatgtttgcttcctcttcttcatcTAACCTTGAGCAAGTAGACTATATGGGCAGTCAGCCTAGGCAGCAGAACAACCCGTATAGCAACACTTATAATCCaggatggagaaatcatccgaACTTCGGATGGagcaacaacaacaaccaAGGGCCACCTGGGTTTGAGCGAGTACATCAACAACCGTAATAATCTGTTCTCCCACCTCAGACTCAAGAGAAAAAGCCTAACTgagaggagttgatgatgaagtttgcaTCCATTTAGAGACTAGATTCCAGCAGATGGATGcagctcttagaaatcagcaGGTCtccattcagaacttggagaatcAGATAGGctagatttctaagatgttagCTGAGAGGCAGGTGGGGACTTTGCCTAAGAATACGGAGTCCAACCCAAGAGAGCACGTGAAGGCTATCACTTTGCAATCAAGTAAGCAACTATCTAGTTCTATTCCTATTCttgataatgatgatgttgtgCAGGTAGATTAGGATAGGAAAGATGGAGATAGTAAGGTGATGGAGCTAGAGACAGTAgagggaaagaagaagagtcCTTTGAGGGAATACCAGCCCCCGATCCCATATCCTGCCAGGTTGAAGCAGGAGAAAGTTGATCAGTAGTTcggtaagtttcttgacttgtttaaacaactacaaattaacttaccttttgttgaagctatttcgcAGATGTCTAGGTATGCGAAGTTCTTAAGGAGATCCTTAGCAATAAGAGGAAGTTAGAGGACTTGGCGATCGTGACccttaatgaggagtgtttGGCTATACTTCAAAACAAATTGCCAAAGAAGAAGcatgatccagggagttttactatcccttgtgTGATTGGTGATTTGACAATTAAAAATGCTTTACCTGACTTAGGAGCTtgcattaatttaattatgtacagTTTGTTTACCAAGTTAGGGCTGGGTGAGACTAAACCCACTAGGACGAGCATACAATTAGCTGATAGGACTGTTAAGTATCCTAGGAGTATTGTAGAGGATGTACTTGTTAAGGttgacaaatttatatttcctgttGACTTTgtgatcatggacatggaTGGTGAAAGTAATGTACCTTTGGTTCTTGCAATGTTTAGGATTATTATAGATGTTTATGATGGAAAGCTTGGACTTAGAGTAGGGGATGAAACTATCACTTTTGATTTGAACAATTCTATGAGACAGTCCTTAGATCATGATGATAGTGTGTTTTCTATTGATGTACTTGATAATGTTATTGATACACAGTTGCAGGAGATattgcttgatgatcctttatAAGTTGCCTTGCAAGCAGaggatgagcatgagctatcCAATGAGAGTGTATTGGAGCAACTTGCATTTTTGTTAGCTAATGAACCAAGCAAGAATACAGATAAGGTTGTTGAGATTGACGTGATAGGTGTGCAGAAATTGAGGCCATCACTTGAGGAACCAACAGTATTTGAGTTGAAAGAGCTCCAAAAGCATCTTAACTGTGCATATCTGGATGAGGACAACAAGTTTCCTATCATTCTAGCAGCGGACTTGACACTCGAGGAGAGGGAGAGGACTTTGGCCTTTCTTAGGAAGTACCAGAAGGCGTTTTCTTGGAAAATTGATGACATTCTTGGGATTAGTCCTAGCTATTGCTCGCACAAGATCCTTATGAAGGATAGTTACAAGCCAATGGTGCACCACAACATGGATTGAAACTGAAAATGAAGGTGGttaaaaaggaggtaattaaa
The nucleotide sequence above comes from Ricinus communis isolate WT05 ecotype wild-type chromosome 6, ASM1957865v1, whole genome shotgun sequence. Encoded proteins:
- the LOC125370420 gene encoding uncharacterized protein LOC125370420, which translates into the protein MLAERQVGTLPKNTESNPREHVKAITLQSSKQLSSSIPILDNDDVVQVCEVLKEILSNKRKLEDLAIVTLNEECLAILQNKLPKKKHDPGSFTIPCVIGDLTIKNALPDLGACINLIMYSLFTKLGLGETKPTRTSIQLADRTVKYPRSIVEDVLVKVDKFIFPVDFVIMDMDGESNVPLVLAMFRIIIDVYDGKLGLRVGDETITFDLNNSMRQSLDHDDKDEHELSNESVLEQLAFLLANEPSKNTDKVVEIDVIGVQKLRPSLEEPTVFELKELQKHLNCAYLDEDNKFPIILAADLTLEERERTLAFLRKYQKAFSWKIDDILGISPSYCSHKILMKDSYKPMVVPKKGGMTVVKNEKDELILTRTAMAFRVTSRFPLHLKTKRRQPSLANMAFKLLKEKLTTAPIMVSPNWELPFELLCDSSDFAIGVVLGQRRDKKFRPIYYASKTLTDAQEHYTTTEKELLVVVFAFDKFRYYLVLSKTVEFDIEIKDKKGTENLAVDHLSRLENATLEALYERAIDNFSNEFLCSIQVNSNIPWFFDFVNYLVAEVLLKGNISARDEMPQTSIQAVEMHAKDQVNRDSGSLTSWMTGVTKHMATP